The Pontibacillus halophilus JSM 076056 = DSM 19796 genome includes a region encoding these proteins:
- the cysK gene encoding cysteine synthase A: MRVANNIAELIGDTPLVKLNRIVPEGVADVYLKLEMFNPSGSVKDRAAYNMMVEAEKAGHLKEGSTIIEPTSGNTGIGLAMNAAARGYRAILVMPDNATQERINLLKAFGAEVHLTPSAEKMPGSINKAKELSKEIPNSFMPMQFENQANPDAHRNSTALEIVEAMKHLGKPLSAFVSSAGTGGTVTGTGETLKEHYEDMTVHVVEPEGSPVLSGGKPGKHKLVGTSPGFIPDTLNQEIYDEIFRIQDEDAYDITRRLASEEGILVGPSAGATTYAAIEVAKRLEPGQIVVAIAPDTGERYLSGDLFRFDE, from the coding sequence ATGCGCGTAGCCAACAACATTGCTGAACTGATTGGGGATACCCCTTTAGTTAAACTAAATCGGATTGTCCCTGAAGGTGTAGCTGATGTCTACTTGAAGCTAGAAATGTTCAATCCTAGTGGAAGTGTAAAGGACCGAGCTGCTTACAACATGATGGTAGAAGCTGAGAAGGCCGGTCATTTGAAAGAAGGCTCAACAATCATTGAACCAACGAGCGGGAATACTGGAATCGGTCTTGCCATGAATGCTGCTGCTCGTGGATACCGTGCGATTCTTGTTATGCCTGACAATGCTACACAAGAACGTATTAATTTACTCAAAGCATTTGGCGCAGAAGTTCACCTCACCCCTTCTGCAGAGAAGATGCCCGGTTCTATCAATAAAGCGAAAGAACTATCGAAGGAAATTCCGAACAGCTTCATGCCGATGCAATTTGAGAACCAAGCAAACCCAGATGCACACCGTAATTCAACGGCGCTTGAAATCGTAGAAGCGATGAAGCACCTTGGAAAGCCTCTCTCTGCATTCGTCTCTTCTGCAGGTACTGGAGGTACAGTGACAGGAACTGGAGAAACGTTAAAAGAACATTACGAAGACATGACGGTTCACGTTGTAGAACCTGAAGGCTCCCCTGTTCTATCTGGCGGTAAGCCTGGTAAGCACAAACTTGTCGGAACGAGCCCTGGCTTTATTCCAGACACATTAAACCAAGAAATCTATGATGAGATCTTCCGCATTCAAGACGAAGATGCATACGACATCACGCGTCGTCTCGCAAGCGAAGAAGGCATTCTAGTTGGCCCTTCAGCTGGAGCGACAACGTATGCAGCTATTGAAGTTGCGAAACGTCTTGAACCTGGCCAGATTGTTGTGGCCATTGCTCCTGACACAGGTGAGCGTTATCTATCAGGCGACCTATTCCGATTTGATGAATAA
- a CDS encoding MFS transporter, which translates to MQPQSAQGSKNLVIMWFANFFIAGSMTMIMPFLSLYIETFGTFSSSYVQLWSGLVFGITFFTAFLVSPIWGRLGDQFGRKPLLIVSGFGLALSVFLMGYAQSVFQLFLLRLFMGVFTGFIATSQALISTQTPKEVSGRVLGTLQTGSVTGSLMGPLLGGVLADSIGYATTFQMTSATLLLAALFVWLGVKEYRIKEDVEPGEKETYTRKEVLGFIFRQPILLTVIVVSMFVQIAHFSLQPILSLYVQELHGPVNIGLYSGIAFSAAGVGNLLMARRWGKIADRIGYEKVLIFLFVLAAVVYLPGAFVTTLWQLVVLRFLLGLAIGGIIPVRIAYIRQTAPNSIQGEILGYNTSLRFLGNIIGPLLGGILAGMYGFSSVFFFTSILLALCGLTIFAVITKTKQPNVVNTTS; encoded by the coding sequence ATGCAACCTCAATCTGCCCAAGGAAGCAAGAACCTTGTTATTATGTGGTTTGCAAACTTTTTTATCGCAGGGAGCATGACGATGATCATGCCGTTTTTGTCGTTATATATCGAAACGTTTGGCACGTTTAGCTCATCCTACGTTCAGCTGTGGTCAGGTCTTGTCTTTGGCATTACGTTCTTCACCGCATTCCTTGTCTCCCCCATTTGGGGCAGGTTAGGTGACCAATTTGGGCGTAAGCCACTTCTCATTGTATCGGGATTCGGCCTTGCGCTAAGCGTCTTTTTAATGGGATATGCTCAATCTGTCTTTCAGCTATTCCTGCTACGTCTATTTATGGGCGTCTTCACAGGGTTTATCGCTACGTCCCAAGCGCTCATCTCGACGCAGACGCCGAAAGAGGTATCAGGCCGCGTACTCGGTACGTTACAAACAGGTAGTGTAACGGGTAGCTTGATGGGACCTTTGCTTGGCGGTGTATTGGCTGATTCCATTGGCTATGCTACAACGTTCCAAATGACCTCGGCGACGTTGTTGCTCGCTGCGTTATTTGTATGGTTGGGTGTTAAGGAATATCGAATTAAAGAAGATGTTGAACCGGGAGAGAAGGAGACATACACGAGAAAAGAAGTGCTTGGATTTATTTTCCGCCAGCCGATACTCCTGACAGTTATTGTCGTTTCTATGTTTGTTCAGATTGCTCATTTCAGCCTTCAACCCATTCTATCCTTATATGTTCAAGAGCTTCACGGACCCGTGAACATTGGACTCTATTCTGGGATTGCATTCTCAGCAGCAGGGGTTGGGAATCTACTCATGGCCAGGCGTTGGGGCAAGATTGCAGACCGTATCGGGTATGAGAAAGTACTCATCTTTCTGTTTGTCTTAGCTGCAGTTGTCTATTTGCCAGGAGCTTTCGTCACCACGTTATGGCAACTTGTTGTGTTACGTTTTCTCCTTGGCCTCGCCATCGGAGGGATTATACCCGTACGAATCGCCTACATTCGGCAAACTGCGCCTAACTCCATCCAAGGAGAAATTCTCGGATATAATACAAGCCTGAGATTTTTAGGGAACATTATTGGTCCTTTATTAGGCGGAATTTTAGCTGGGATGTATGGCTTCTCTTCCGTGTTCTTCTTTACGAGTATTTTGCTCGCTTTATGTGGGCTCACAATCTTTGCAGTCATAACGAAAACAAAACAACCAAACGTAGTAAATACCACTTCCTAA
- a CDS encoding NAD(P)-dependent oxidoreductase — MKLIVFGATGATGQEVVKQALQQGMDVTAFVRSPSKLSSAHPNLEIVKGDAFDKDDVCRALPGHDAVISCLGSSGLKESNELSTMTENILDAMKQYHVERIAYTASAGINREIPGLSGIFASLILRNVLSDHRRAVELIQSNDMQWTIARPMQLTNGVRTTHYRTSEDSVPTKGKKISRSDVAHFLLESVSTQHYLKQSIGLAY; from the coding sequence GTGAAACTCATCGTTTTTGGTGCTACTGGCGCAACCGGACAGGAAGTCGTAAAGCAAGCATTACAGCAAGGGATGGACGTAACCGCCTTTGTACGAAGCCCTTCTAAATTATCGAGCGCCCACCCAAATCTCGAGATTGTAAAGGGAGATGCTTTCGACAAGGATGACGTCTGCCGGGCACTCCCCGGCCATGATGCGGTCATTTCATGCCTTGGCTCAAGTGGGCTAAAGGAGTCGAACGAACTGTCTACTATGACTGAAAATATCCTAGACGCGATGAAGCAATATCATGTAGAACGAATCGCCTACACAGCCTCAGCTGGGATTAATCGAGAAATTCCAGGGTTAAGCGGGATATTCGCATCGTTGATCTTACGAAATGTACTATCTGATCATAGACGCGCAGTCGAACTGATCCAATCCAACGACATGCAATGGACAATTGCAAGGCCCATGCAACTCACGAACGGAGTGAGAACTACACATTATCGTACATCAGAGGATAGCGTCCCAACCAAAGGAAAGAAAATTAGCCGAAGCGATGTCGCACACTTCTTGCTTGAATCGGTATCCACTCAACACTATTTGAAACAATCAATTGGCCTAGCGTACTAA
- the helD gene encoding RNA polymerase recycling motor HelD, with amino-acid sequence MSENEKMWQEEQRKLNETIQEIDAKADQYIQKVGGVKDEVIELRSTFFEDVTVNMDEPDDVMETYNSIRQQAELLGERERSHRQLYNQLNTLKRMRHSPYFGRIDFQEDGENSTDTIYIGITSLMDRSEEEFLVYDWRAPVSSLYYDYSPGPATYDTPEGTVDGEMKVKRQYIIRNGALRGMFDTGITIRDELLQEVLGSQASTVMKSIVSTIQKEQNQIIRFDEAPYLIVQGVAGSGKTSAALQRVAYLLYRYRGRIQANQIMLFSPNPMFNSYVANVLPELGEENMEQTTFQQYMEMRLQGRFEYEDAFSQLERLLSREDHEVEQAAIEYKSSKKFKDHLDQFIHTLESDGLVFRNIKFRGRLLIPKEQIEEHVYAQDSSVSIPNRLEQTRDWIDAQLDKYEEEEREKDWVKQEIELLSKEDYLKTFRKVSRGKRDQEDTFDDYVEEERLLSKAVVNKYFKSIRVKVEQLHFVHIKQLYRNAFSFEGADLKNHWSAIVEATMEDIQDNYLRFEDVTPFLYLEDQIKGVDAYRDIRYLFIDEAQDYSPFQFQYMKQLFPYARMTLLGDYNQAIYAHNVSAPTLLDERLYESMKYERLTLMRSYRSTKPIIDFTKHLIPGGEEVEPFNRDGAKPTLTQVNGAKQLYHALVKRIHAMQEQGHETIAIICKTAEEARHAYDMINGEYTVRLVTKNNYSFEKGIMVIPAYLAKGIEFDAVIMFDASEATYSLPIEQNLFYTACTRAMHELHLLCNGLRSPFLSQVPNNLYEELELH; translated from the coding sequence ATGAGCGAAAACGAAAAAATGTGGCAAGAGGAACAGAGAAAATTAAATGAGACTATTCAAGAAATTGATGCAAAGGCAGACCAATATATTCAAAAAGTGGGCGGCGTAAAGGATGAAGTCATAGAGCTACGTAGCACATTCTTTGAAGATGTAACAGTCAATATGGATGAGCCGGACGATGTAATGGAGACGTATAATAGTATCCGTCAACAGGCGGAATTGCTTGGAGAACGTGAGCGTAGTCATCGTCAACTCTATAACCAATTAAATACATTAAAGCGTATGAGGCACTCTCCCTACTTTGGGAGGATTGATTTCCAAGAGGATGGTGAGAACTCAACCGACACGATTTATATCGGGATTACTTCGTTAATGGACCGTTCTGAGGAAGAGTTTCTAGTCTATGATTGGAGAGCGCCTGTTTCAAGTCTTTATTATGACTACTCTCCAGGACCAGCTACCTATGACACACCAGAAGGCACCGTAGATGGTGAAATGAAGGTGAAGCGTCAGTACATTATCCGAAATGGAGCCTTACGTGGGATGTTTGATACGGGAATCACAATTCGTGACGAGCTGCTTCAGGAAGTACTGGGTAGCCAAGCAAGTACTGTGATGAAGAGCATTGTATCGACAATTCAAAAGGAGCAGAACCAAATTATTCGATTCGATGAAGCTCCGTATTTAATTGTGCAAGGAGTGGCCGGAAGCGGAAAGACATCGGCTGCTTTACAGCGTGTTGCCTACTTGCTATATCGTTATCGAGGTCGCATACAGGCGAATCAAATTATGCTCTTCTCCCCAAATCCTATGTTTAATAGCTATGTTGCAAATGTCCTACCAGAGCTCGGGGAAGAGAATATGGAACAAACAACGTTTCAACAATATATGGAGATGAGGCTACAAGGAAGATTTGAGTATGAGGATGCATTCTCACAGCTTGAGCGTCTCTTATCTCGAGAGGATCACGAAGTAGAGCAGGCGGCAATTGAGTATAAGTCGAGTAAGAAGTTTAAAGACCATCTTGACCAATTCATACACACGTTAGAGAGTGATGGGCTGGTCTTTCGAAATATTAAGTTCCGAGGCCGTCTACTTATTCCTAAAGAACAAATAGAGGAACATGTATATGCGCAGGATTCGTCTGTTTCTATTCCCAACCGACTCGAACAGACACGTGACTGGATTGATGCACAACTCGATAAATATGAGGAAGAAGAGCGAGAGAAAGATTGGGTAAAGCAGGAAATCGAATTATTAAGTAAAGAAGATTATTTGAAGACGTTTAGGAAGGTGAGTCGCGGCAAGCGTGATCAGGAGGATACCTTCGATGATTACGTTGAAGAGGAACGTCTGTTATCAAAAGCAGTAGTAAATAAATATTTTAAATCCATTCGTGTGAAAGTGGAACAATTACATTTCGTACACATAAAGCAGCTGTATCGAAATGCCTTTTCGTTTGAAGGTGCTGACCTTAAAAATCATTGGAGCGCAATTGTTGAAGCGACAATGGAGGACATACAAGACAACTATCTTCGGTTTGAAGATGTTACGCCATTTCTATATTTAGAAGATCAAATTAAAGGTGTCGATGCTTATCGAGATATTCGATATTTGTTCATAGATGAGGCGCAGGATTATTCTCCATTCCAATTCCAATACATGAAACAACTGTTTCCTTATGCAAGAATGACACTGCTTGGGGATTACAATCAAGCTATCTATGCTCACAATGTATCTGCGCCAACATTGTTAGACGAGCGCCTTTATGAAAGTATGAAGTATGAACGGTTAACGCTTATGCGGAGTTACCGGTCGACAAAGCCAATCATCGACTTTACGAAGCACCTTATTCCAGGGGGCGAGGAAGTTGAGCCTTTCAATCGTGATGGTGCGAAACCAACTCTGACACAAGTGAACGGGGCAAAGCAGCTCTACCATGCATTAGTCAAACGAATCCATGCTATGCAAGAACAGGGCCATGAAACGATTGCTATCATTTGTAAGACAGCAGAAGAGGCCCGGCATGCTTACGATATGATAAACGGGGAATATACGGTACGACTCGTAACAAAGAACAATTACTCCTTTGAGAAAGGGATCATGGTCATCCCCGCGTACTTAGCAAAGGGAATCGAATTTGATGCGGTGATCATGTTCGATGCTTCAGAAGCGACTTACTCGCTACCAATTGAGCAAAACTTGTTCTATACAGCGTGCACGCGTGCAATGCATGAACTTCATTTACTCTGTAATGGCTTACGATCGCCATTCTTAAGTCAAGTTCCTAACAACTTGTATGAAGAGCTAGAGCTTCACTAG
- a CDS encoding solute:sodium symporter family transporter, with translation MLSIVTFLIFTVGVFVFTWYKARNVNMQSSEGYFLGGRSLPGIVIACSLVLTNLSTEQMVGLNGQSYMSSMTVMAWEVTAPLSLIFLAFLFLPKYLKSGITTIPDFLQQRFDLSTRQLMSILFLIGYASSFLPTVLYSGALVLDQIFNVSETLQLSEFWTIFLIALAIGGIGCFYIIYGGLRAISFADTIYGIGLILGGILIPFLGLYHLGDGSLSVGTDRLLHTNTDKLNAIGGPGSNVPWPTILTGLLFNNLFYWCTNQAIVQRSLGAKSLAEGQKGVLFAGFFKVFGVLYLVIPGLIAYDLYGGNIPNGDQAYPQLVIDVLPTALSGFFAAVLFGAIMSSFNGALNSCITLFTLDLYKPIFKPNASDDQIVKAGRIFAFSFAFLSIIITPFVLFAGDGLYNYLQEMFGFINIPILGAIVIGFFTKYVPAIAPKIATITHLILYGASKVVLGDLNFLYVLAILFPLNIALQLIIAQFRSRETPYEMQDSGAVDMTPWKHRKLTTALILIMVIGLYVFFSPLGVAT, from the coding sequence ATGCTGTCTATTGTTACATTTTTAATTTTCACAGTTGGGGTGTTTGTATTTACGTGGTATAAAGCTCGAAACGTAAATATGCAAAGTTCAGAAGGATACTTTCTAGGCGGGAGAAGTCTACCGGGCATTGTCATCGCCTGTTCGCTCGTTCTGACTAACTTATCAACCGAGCAGATGGTTGGATTGAACGGACAAAGTTACATGTCTTCCATGACAGTTATGGCATGGGAAGTAACAGCACCGCTATCGTTAATCTTTCTTGCTTTTCTTTTCTTACCAAAGTATTTAAAGAGCGGCATTACGACAATTCCTGATTTTCTACAACAACGATTTGATCTTAGTACTCGTCAATTAATGTCCATCCTATTTCTAATCGGCTATGCGTCTTCCTTTCTTCCGACGGTACTTTATTCAGGCGCTCTCGTGCTCGACCAAATCTTCAATGTATCCGAAACACTACAGCTTAGTGAATTTTGGACTATCTTCCTCATTGCTTTAGCGATAGGAGGAATTGGCTGCTTCTATATTATTTATGGCGGACTACGCGCGATTTCATTTGCAGACACTATTTATGGCATTGGACTTATATTAGGCGGAATTCTTATTCCATTCTTAGGCTTGTACCATCTTGGTGACGGAAGCTTATCTGTAGGGACAGACCGACTCCTACATACGAATACAGATAAATTAAATGCCATCGGAGGGCCTGGTTCGAATGTTCCGTGGCCAACAATCTTAACGGGGTTATTGTTTAATAATTTATTCTACTGGTGTACAAACCAAGCTATTGTACAGCGTTCGCTAGGTGCGAAGAGCCTGGCAGAGGGGCAGAAAGGTGTACTCTTTGCTGGATTCTTTAAAGTATTTGGGGTCTTATACCTTGTTATTCCTGGGCTCATTGCATATGACCTTTATGGCGGCAACATCCCGAACGGAGACCAAGCTTACCCTCAGCTTGTAATTGATGTCTTGCCGACCGCTTTATCTGGATTCTTCGCAGCCGTATTATTCGGCGCGATTATGAGTTCCTTTAACGGAGCATTAAATAGCTGCATCACACTCTTTACGCTTGATTTATACAAACCAATCTTCAAGCCAAATGCTTCAGATGACCAAATTGTTAAAGCAGGTCGAATCTTTGCTTTCTCCTTTGCTTTCTTAAGTATTATCATTACTCCTTTCGTATTGTTCGCAGGAGATGGACTCTACAATTACTTGCAAGAAATGTTCGGGTTTATTAACATTCCAATCCTCGGCGCCATCGTCATTGGATTCTTTACGAAATATGTACCAGCAATAGCTCCAAAGATTGCAACCATCACCCATTTGATCCTTTATGGAGCATCCAAAGTTGTTCTAGGTGATTTGAATTTTCTTTATGTACTGGCGATTCTCTTCCCACTGAATATCGCCCTTCAACTCATCATTGCACAATTCAGATCGAGAGAGACACCTTATGAAATGCAAGATAGTGGAGCAGTAGATATGACGCCGTGGAAACATCGCAAATTGACAACCGCGCTTATTCTTATCATGGTTATTGGACTGTATGTGTTCTTCTCCCCACTCGGAGTTGCAACGTAA
- a CDS encoding glycine betaine uptake BCCT transporter, translating to MSNKVTSVFWTAIVLCTLAVIWGTAAPANLETLTGNIRTFVGTNFGWYYLLVVTLIVLFCLMLIISPYGKIKLGKDSDEPDYSLSTWFAMLFSAGMGIGLVFWGTAEPISHYATNAPTAETGTPQAISESMRFTFFHWGIHAWAIYALVALSLAYFKFRRGAPGLISATLYPIFGDKLSGPLGKVIDIIAIFATVVGVATTLGFGASQINGGITYLTDIPNSFAVQLIIIAVVTVLFMFSAWTGLSKGIRYLSNANLILATLLLGFTLVVGPTLYIMNTFVDSIGGYLQNLPNMSFRLAPNNDSSQEWIQNWTVFYWAWWIAWSPFVGIFIARVSRGRTIREFLTGVLIVPAVVSFLWFSTFGISAINLEQNGLADIAGLDKSQSLFGVLENYPLGIVTAIIALCLIGTFFVTSADSATFVLGMQSTNGSLNPGKPVKFAWGIAQSSMAAILLYTGGLQALQNALIAAAFPFSFIMILMTVSLFKALRQDSATAAKQMKRKRPRERAIYNEMSQ from the coding sequence ATGTCTAACAAAGTTACATCTGTTTTTTGGACGGCAATCGTCTTATGTACGCTTGCTGTTATCTGGGGGACTGCGGCTCCCGCGAATTTAGAAACATTAACTGGAAATATCCGAACCTTTGTTGGAACAAACTTTGGTTGGTATTACTTATTAGTCGTTACGCTGATCGTTTTATTCTGTTTGATGCTTATTATCAGTCCATACGGAAAGATCAAGCTTGGAAAGGATAGCGACGAACCGGACTATTCGCTGAGCACTTGGTTTGCGATGCTGTTCAGTGCTGGTATGGGAATAGGTCTCGTGTTCTGGGGAACTGCAGAGCCAATTTCTCACTATGCTACAAATGCACCGACGGCTGAAACAGGGACTCCTCAGGCGATTAGTGAATCCATGAGATTTACATTCTTCCATTGGGGGATCCACGCGTGGGCAATCTATGCTTTAGTAGCGCTATCCCTTGCATACTTTAAATTTAGAAGGGGAGCACCGGGCCTTATTAGTGCTACGCTTTATCCAATCTTCGGGGACAAGCTCTCAGGTCCTCTAGGTAAAGTGATTGATATTATTGCAATCTTCGCAACGGTTGTAGGTGTTGCGACTACGCTTGGATTTGGAGCTTCTCAAATTAATGGTGGTATTACGTACTTAACGGATATTCCAAATTCATTTGCTGTCCAACTTATTATTATTGCAGTCGTTACTGTGCTCTTTATGTTCTCTGCATGGACAGGTCTAAGTAAAGGAATTCGATATTTAAGTAATGCTAACTTAATCTTAGCGACCTTATTACTTGGCTTTACCCTTGTAGTTGGACCGACGCTTTATATTATGAATACCTTCGTTGACTCTATTGGTGGGTATCTACAGAATCTACCTAACATGAGTTTCCGTCTTGCTCCAAATAACGACAGCAGCCAAGAATGGATTCAAAACTGGACAGTCTTCTACTGGGCTTGGTGGATTGCATGGTCACCATTTGTCGGAATCTTTATTGCTAGGGTTTCAAGAGGACGCACGATTCGTGAGTTCTTAACAGGCGTATTAATCGTTCCGGCTGTTGTAAGCTTTCTATGGTTCTCAACATTTGGGATTTCAGCGATTAACCTAGAGCAGAACGGACTTGCTGATATTGCTGGTCTAGACAAATCACAATCCTTATTCGGAGTGCTTGAGAATTACCCATTAGGCATCGTGACAGCTATTATTGCACTTTGTTTAATTGGAACATTCTTCGTAACATCAGCTGACTCTGCAACCTTTGTACTGGGCATGCAGAGTACGAATGGTTCATTGAATCCAGGTAAACCTGTGAAGTTTGCATGGGGAATTGCTCAATCTTCTATGGCGGCCATCTTGCTCTATACTGGTGGCTTACAGGCTCTTCAAAACGCCCTAATCGCCGCAGCATTCCCGTTCTCGTTCATAATGATCTTAATGACGGTTTCCTTATTTAAAGCGCTACGGCAAGATAGTGCCACAGCTGCGAAACAAATGAAACGAAAGCGTCCAAGAGAACGAGCAATTTATAATGAAATGTCACAATAA
- a CDS encoding SDR family oxidoreductase: MELRTAIITGASSGIGAATAKELAQKNIKVMLAARRDERLQELKQEIEELGGTAEYRKTDVTSPEEMEALAKETKEAFGQVDILVNNAGLMPLSFMNKRKLDEWNKMVDVNIKGVLNGIYAVLPYMEEQNNGHIVNVSSVAGHKTMPGSAVYSGTKFAVRAISEGFREEMANTNIRTTIISPGAVSTELTDTITDEDILESFQNNSSDMEPLQSEDIASAIRYAIEQPAHVDTNEVLVRPTKQAL; this comes from the coding sequence ATGGAACTACGTACTGCAATTATCACAGGAGCTAGTAGCGGAATTGGTGCTGCAACTGCTAAAGAATTAGCGCAAAAAAATATTAAGGTTATGCTAGCAGCAAGACGTGACGAACGCTTGCAAGAGCTTAAACAAGAAATCGAGGAGCTGGGTGGTACAGCTGAATATCGTAAAACAGATGTCACCTCTCCTGAAGAAATGGAAGCTCTCGCAAAAGAGACAAAAGAAGCATTCGGTCAAGTAGACATCCTTGTGAACAATGCTGGTCTAATGCCACTATCCTTTATGAATAAACGTAAATTAGACGAATGGAATAAGATGGTCGATGTGAACATTAAAGGTGTTTTAAATGGCATCTATGCCGTCCTTCCTTACATGGAGGAACAAAATAACGGACACATCGTAAATGTATCCTCTGTAGCAGGCCACAAGACTATGCCAGGTAGCGCGGTCTATAGTGGTACGAAATTCGCTGTAAGAGCAATCTCAGAAGGCTTCCGAGAAGAGATGGCAAACACAAACATTCGCACAACCATCATCTCACCAGGAGCTGTCTCAACTGAACTGACAGACACCATTACAGATGAAGATATTCTAGAATCCTTCCAAAATAACAGTTCAGATATGGAACCACTACAAAGTGAAGACATTGCATCCGCAATCCGCTATGCCATCGAACAACCAGCTCACGTAGACACGAACGAAGTATTGGTTCGCCCTACTAAACAAGCGTTGTAA
- a CDS encoding MFS transporter, with product MQQESSTNSQSSSYTKTILALSLTVWLVVMNTTMFNVALPNVLEQFALQPAQGTWIVSGYSVVLAILTIMYTRLSDYIPIRKLFIIGVLLFGGFSLIGFFTQNFAWLLLARLGQATGAAAIPGLSFVFAGRYIPLERRGRAMAFIASASSLGFGLGPVVGGFITDSLGWTYLFAFTFLVLALIPLHLRLLPREEAKQGTFDLLGGFITGLTVTSFLLFISAGIIYFAIIGIVFAALLWVRITKFHTPFIQPELLKNRSFRIILYMSYLGFTTHFAILVLMPLMLQNVFDKNPTVVGLIIFPGALLSAVAAIFVGRLIDFYGNMKIILLAHVLLTISTILFYFLSPINEYMIMLGYMFTSFGFSSLSSSTTNEVSRILPDHLIGSGMGMKQLTQFIGAASGPVFSGIILELNREPYSVPSFQFAYLFVMVVMVVSFVLYFVYRSIKKQTTTSS from the coding sequence ATGCAACAAGAATCATCGACAAATTCCCAGTCGTCTTCCTATACGAAAACAATTTTAGCACTCAGTTTAACGGTATGGCTTGTCGTTATGAATACGACAATGTTCAATGTCGCATTGCCTAATGTGCTTGAACAATTTGCGCTACAGCCTGCTCAAGGAACTTGGATTGTATCTGGTTATTCCGTTGTCTTGGCAATCTTAACAATCATGTATACGCGCCTATCTGACTACATTCCTATACGTAAGCTCTTTATTATTGGAGTATTGTTATTCGGAGGATTCTCCCTCATCGGATTCTTTACCCAGAACTTTGCATGGCTCCTATTAGCACGACTCGGCCAAGCCACAGGGGCAGCAGCTATACCTGGCTTATCGTTCGTATTTGCTGGCCGGTATATCCCGCTTGAGCGACGCGGGCGCGCGATGGCATTCATCGCATCCGCATCGTCACTCGGATTTGGATTAGGACCTGTCGTAGGCGGCTTTATTACGGATTCCCTTGGTTGGACCTACCTATTTGCATTCACCTTTCTTGTGCTTGCTCTAATCCCGTTACACTTACGCTTACTCCCACGTGAAGAAGCGAAACAAGGAACATTCGATTTGTTAGGTGGCTTCATTACAGGACTAACGGTCACATCCTTTCTCTTATTTATCTCAGCCGGAATTATTTACTTTGCAATCATCGGCATCGTCTTTGCAGCCCTCTTATGGGTAAGGATTACCAAATTCCACACACCGTTTATTCAACCGGAACTATTGAAGAATCGTTCATTTCGCATTATTTTGTACATGAGTTATCTAGGGTTTACGACACATTTCGCTATCCTCGTGCTCATGCCATTAATGTTGCAAAACGTGTTCGATAAGAACCCAACAGTTGTAGGGCTCATTATCTTCCCTGGAGCACTGCTGTCGGCAGTAGCAGCCATATTTGTCGGTCGTCTAATTGACTTCTACGGAAATATGAAGATTATCTTGTTGGCCCATGTGTTGCTAACAATTTCTACAATTCTGTTCTATTTCCTCTCACCGATTAATGAATATATGATAATGCTCGGCTACATGTTCACAAGCTTTGGGTTTTCAAGCCTATCATCAAGTACAACGAACGAAGTATCCCGCATATTGCCTGATCATTTAATTGGCTCAGGTATGGGGATGAAGCAACTTACTCAATTTATTGGTGCGGCCTCAGGCCCTGTCTTCAGTGGAATTATTCTTGAACTTAATAGAGAACCCTACTCTGTTCCATCCTTCCAGTTCGCTTATTTATTCGTGATGGTCGTAATGGTGGTATCATTTGTGCTTTATTTCGTTTATCGTTCTATTAAGAAACAAACCACAACTAGCTCTTAA